A single genomic interval of Candidatus Omnitrophota bacterium harbors:
- a CDS encoding BrnT family toxin, whose protein sequence is MNDIHFSWDNSKALLNKRKHGVSFEEAQTVFYDENAIEYFDPDHSEDEDRFIILGFSFKLRKVVVCYCTRKVNTIRIISARKATRHEADNYRKG, encoded by the coding sequence ATGAATGATATTCATTTTAGTTGGGATAATTCAAAAGCATTACTTAACAAAAGAAAGCATGGCGTTTCTTTTGAAGAGGCGCAAACCGTTTTCTATGATGAAAATGCCATAGAATATTTTGACCCGGATCACTCAGAAGACGAAGACAGGTTCATAATTTTGGGTTTTAGCTTTAAGTTACGTAAGGTGGTTGTGTGTTATTGTACAAGAAAAGTAAATACTATAAGGATAATTTCAGCTAGAAAAGCGACTCGCCATGAGGCTGATAATTATCGAAAGGGGTAA
- the porA gene encoding pyruvate ferredoxin oxidoreductase, which produces MAKQKIVARTGNEAMAEAMRQVNPDVVAAYPITPATEVVQIFAGYVADGVVDTEFVPVESEHSAMSACIGASAAGGRAMTGTSSQGLALMAEMLYIAGGLRLPIVLADVNRALSSPINIHCDHSDTMMVRDAGWIQIFSENSQEGYDNMIQAIRIAEKSKLPVVVTTDGFIISHGMERIEILDDQDVKDFIGVYKPEHYLLDLDHPITVGALDLTDYYFEHKRQAIEGMKQASSIILDVAKDFKDKAGRSYGLFENYKMDDAERAIVAMGSTAGTAKVVVDNLRAKGQKVGLLKPRVFRPFPKEEMAEALKGLKAIAVMDRSDSMNAHEGPLCLEVKAGLFDASTSLSIDPEQSRRIDKGLNKPVLNYIYGLGGREVKLEDIESIYNDLASAVKGKAMPKVVYQGVRE; this is translated from the coding sequence ATGGCTAAGCAGAAGATAGTCGCGAGGACCGGTAATGAGGCGATGGCGGAGGCGATGCGCCAGGTAAATCCTGACGTGGTCGCCGCGTATCCCATAACTCCGGCCACCGAGGTGGTCCAGATATTCGCCGGGTACGTCGCCGACGGCGTTGTGGACACTGAGTTCGTTCCGGTCGAGAGCGAGCATTCCGCGATGTCCGCCTGCATAGGCGCGAGCGCGGCGGGCGGCAGGGCGATGACAGGCACTTCCTCGCAGGGCCTGGCGCTCATGGCCGAAATGCTCTATATAGCGGGAGGCTTAAGGCTTCCGATAGTATTAGCCGATGTTAACAGGGCGCTGTCGAGCCCTATCAATATACACTGCGACCATTCCGATACGATGATGGTGAGGGACGCCGGATGGATCCAGATATTCTCGGAGAATTCGCAGGAAGGTTACGATAACATGATACAGGCGATCAGGATAGCCGAGAAATCGAAACTGCCGGTAGTGGTCACGACCGACGGTTTTATAATAAGCCATGGGATGGAGCGCATCGAGATACTGGACGATCAGGATGTAAAGGATTTTATAGGAGTGTATAAACCGGAGCACTACCTGCTCGACCTCGACCACCCGATCACCGTCGGGGCTCTGGATCTTACCGATTATTATTTTGAACATAAGAGGCAGGCGATAGAGGGTATGAAGCAGGCATCGTCGATAATACTGGATGTCGCAAAAGATTTTAAGGACAAGGCCGGCCGGTCATACGGATTATTCGAGAATTATAAGATGGACGACGCCGAGCGCGCTATTGTGGCGATGGGTTCCACAGCCGGTACCGCCAAGGTGGTCGTAGATAATTTGAGGGCCAAGGGCCAGAAAGTCGGGCTTCTGAAACCCAGGGTATTCAGGCCTTTCCCAAAGGAAGAGATGGCCGAAGCGCTTAAAGGGTTAAAGGCGATAGCGGTCATGGACAGGTCGGATTCGATGAACGCGCATGAAGGGCCCCTATGCCTGGAAGTGAAGGCGGGCCTTTTTGATGCTTCGACTTCGCTCAGCATCGATCCTGAGCAAAGCCGAAGGATCGATAAAGGCTTGAATAAGCCGGTATTGAATTATATCTACGGGCTTGGAGGACGCGAAGTGAAGCTGGAAGACATAGAAAGTATTTACAACGACCTTGCGAGCGCCGTAAAAGGTAAAGCGATGCCTAAAGTAGTTTATCAGGGCGTGAGGGAATAA
- a CDS encoding VF530 family protein encodes MIDNKHKDPLHGVTLEMILTHLVEKYGWEDLSRRIRLNCFAKDPSIKSSLKFLRRTPWARKKVECLYLGK; translated from the coding sequence ATGATCGATAATAAACACAAAGACCCTCTTCACGGCGTTACCCTCGAGATGATCCTTACGCACCTGGTTGAAAAGTACGGGTGGGAAGACCTGTCCCGGAGGATCAGGTTAAATTGCTTCGCGAAAGACCCCAGCATCAAGTCCAGCCTGAAGTTCCTGAGACGGACCCCGTGGGCCAGGAAGAAAGTGGAATGCCTGTATCTGGGCAAGTAA
- a CDS encoding thiamine pyrophosphate-dependent enzyme, translating into MMANLKEMAKGKELFTGGHRACAGCGAVMIARQVLMAAGPNTVVANATGCLEVVSTIFPFTSWNVPFVHSAFENAGATISGVEALYKSWMRQGKYNKKLNFIAFGGDGGTYDIGLQSLSGALERGHNILYVCYNNEAYMNTGVQRSGATPKGADTTTAPVGKVKKGKEQYRKDLTAIVIAHKVPYVAQSVAGNWRDLTSKVEKALSMEGPKFINVFQPCRLGWSYEPELTCEMGRMAADTCSWPLYEVVNGQYRITYKPKEKKPVSEWIKLQGRFRHLLKPENKPLLDDIQAAVDQQWQDLLKKENQNLRENPVKTA; encoded by the coding sequence ATAATGGCGAACTTGAAAGAAATGGCCAAAGGGAAAGAGTTGTTCACCGGCGGACATCGCGCATGCGCGGGGTGCGGGGCCGTGATGATAGCAAGGCAGGTCCTCATGGCGGCGGGCCCGAATACTGTGGTAGCGAACGCGACGGGATGTCTCGAGGTCGTTTCGACGATATTCCCGTTCACGTCATGGAACGTGCCGTTCGTGCACAGCGCGTTCGAGAATGCCGGGGCCACGATAAGCGGCGTCGAGGCGCTGTATAAGTCATGGATGCGGCAGGGTAAGTATAATAAAAAACTGAACTTCATAGCCTTCGGCGGCGACGGCGGCACATATGACATAGGGCTGCAGTCTCTTTCCGGAGCGCTCGAGCGCGGGCACAATATATTGTATGTCTGTTATAATAACGAAGCCTATATGAATACCGGCGTCCAGCGCTCAGGGGCTACTCCTAAGGGAGCCGATACGACCACTGCGCCCGTCGGGAAAGTGAAGAAAGGCAAGGAGCAGTACAGGAAGGACCTGACGGCGATAGTGATCGCTCATAAAGTGCCTTACGTAGCCCAATCTGTGGCGGGCAACTGGCGTGATCTTACATCCAAAGTAGAAAAAGCCTTGTCAATGGAAGGGCCAAAGTTCATAAACGTCTTTCAGCCGTGCAGGCTGGGATGGAGTTACGAGCCTGAATTGACGTGCGAGATGGGGCGTATGGCCGCGGATACCTGTTCGTGGCCGCTCTATGAAGTCGTCAACGGCCAATACCGCATAACCTACAAGCCCAAAGAGAAAAAACCCGTTTCCGAATGGATAAAGCTTCAGGGGCGCTTCAGGCATCTATTAAAGCCCGAGAACAAGCCTCTCTTGGATGATATACAGGCTGCGGTAGATCAGCAGTGGCAGGATTTGCTTAAGAAAGAGAACCAAAATCTGCGGGAAAACCCCGTTAAGACAGCCTGA
- a CDS encoding FecR domain-containing protein has translation MRKFTYALIIGVIAALSLTCVSFAAEGVKSVSVVEMKGTVEIMKEGATEWTPATIWMKLGTGDTVRTEKDSYADLNFNGIGQAALVRVGESSSMKVASYVASGNAADRKIALDLSMGDVLVKANKMKTESQFQVKTPTSIVGVRGTGFKVSVSSEE, from the coding sequence ATGAGGAAATTTACTTATGCACTAATTATAGGTGTTATCGCGGCCTTATCATTGACCTGTGTATCTTTCGCCGCTGAAGGGGTAAAAAGCGTCAGCGTGGTAGAGATGAAAGGTACGGTCGAGATCATGAAGGAAGGCGCGACAGAGTGGACCCCCGCCACTATATGGATGAAACTGGGAACAGGAGATACGGTGAGGACAGAAAAAGATTCGTACGCTGACCTGAATTTTAACGGGATAGGCCAGGCAGCCCTGGTAAGGGTCGGCGAGAGCAGCTCCATGAAGGTCGCTTCTTACGTAGCTTCAGGTAACGCGGCCGACAGGAAGATAGCTCTCGACTTAAGCATGGGCGACGTGCTGGTCAAAGCCAATAAGATGAAGACCGAATCGCAATTCCAGGTCAAGACCCCGACGTCGATAGTCGGCGTGAGAGGCACAGGTTTTAAGGTAAGCGTTTCATCTGAAGAGTAA
- a CDS encoding 4Fe-4S binding protein — translation MAKNKEKKPGWKELPHGDLIIGGGTARDFKTGDWRSKRPVLIPEKCISCLTCWIYCPDSAVIVKDGKVVGFDYEHCKGCGICEHECPVKGKAIKMISEREALEKKQ, via the coding sequence ATGGCTAAAAACAAAGAGAAAAAACCGGGCTGGAAGGAACTTCCGCACGGAGACCTTATAATAGGCGGCGGCACTGCCAGGGATTTCAAGACAGGAGACTGGAGAAGCAAGCGGCCCGTCCTGATCCCGGAAAAATGCATAAGCTGCCTCACCTGCTGGATATATTGCCCGGATTCCGCCGTTATCGTAAAGGACGGCAAAGTGGTAGGTTTTGATTACGAGCACTGCAAGGGCTGCGGCATATGCGAGCACGAGTGCCCGGTAAAAGGCAAAGCTATTAAGATGATATCGGAACGTGAAGCGCTGGAGAAGAAACAGTAA
- the recR gene encoding recombination mediator RecR, which translates to MAGFPGSMKALIEEFSKMPGIGPKSAQRLAFYILRSSKGEAESLSKAIIKVKDSIRFCKVCNNLSDEEVCEICKGASRNKHLLCIVEEPNDIVTIEKARNFNGIYHVLLGSLSPLDGIGPSDLKIKELLERVKREKFKEIIIATDFNTEGEATALYLVKALKGSGARLTRVAYGIPVGGDLEYADQATISKAFEGRTELA; encoded by the coding sequence ATGGCGGGTTTCCCCGGTTCGATGAAAGCGCTCATAGAAGAGTTCTCCAAGATGCCCGGCATCGGGCCAAAGAGCGCCCAGAGGCTGGCGTTTTATATACTAAGGTCTTCCAAGGGCGAGGCCGAATCGCTTTCAAAAGCCATTATAAAGGTAAAAGACTCTATAAGGTTCTGTAAGGTCTGTAATAATCTTAGCGATGAAGAGGTCTGCGAGATTTGTAAAGGTGCGTCCAGGAATAAACATCTATTATGTATAGTGGAAGAGCCTAACGATATAGTCACCATAGAGAAAGCTCGCAACTTCAACGGCATATATCACGTCCTTCTCGGGTCATTGTCTCCATTGGACGGTATAGGGCCATCGGATCTTAAGATAAAAGAGCTGCTTGAGAGAGTAAAAAGAGAGAAATTCAAGGAGATAATAATAGCTACGGACTTCAATACGGAAGGCGAGGCCACGGCCCTATATCTTGTAAAGGCCCTTAAAGGTTCAGGCGCCAGGCTTACCAGAGTGGCTTATGGGATACCTGTCGGAGGAGACCTTGAATACGCTGACCAGGCGACCATATCCAAGGCGTTCGAAGGCAGGACGGAACTTGCTTAA
- a CDS encoding 2-oxoacid:acceptor oxidoreductase family protein, with product MKDLVEIRWHGRGGQGAKTAALLLADAALASGKYIQAFPEYGPERMGAPVTSFDRISSKPILMHSGVTNPDIVAVLDPTLIDTEDVTEGIPDGGVIIINTGKSPAEVRKELNVAGNIKVFTVNASVISKETIGREIPNTPMLGALIKATGILDFKDMMEDTKKKLEKKFKSKPEVIEGNLKAIERAYNEVKSS from the coding sequence ATGAAAGATTTGGTTGAAATTCGCTGGCATGGAAGGGGCGGCCAGGGTGCAAAGACGGCCGCCCTTTTACTTGCTGACGCAGCACTTGCGTCAGGAAAATATATACAGGCCTTCCCGGAGTATGGTCCCGAAAGGATGGGAGCGCCTGTGACCTCGTTCGACCGCATCTCCTCAAAGCCTATTCTCATGCATTCAGGCGTCACTAATCCCGATATAGTAGCGGTTTTGGACCCCACATTGATCGACACCGAAGACGTTACAGAGGGTATCCCGGACGGCGGCGTTATTATAATTAATACAGGTAAGTCGCCCGCCGAGGTCAGAAAAGAATTGAATGTAGCCGGAAATATCAAAGTCTTCACAGTCAATGCCTCGGTGATATCCAAGGAGACGATCGGCAGGGAAATACCCAATACTCCGATGCTTGGAGCGCTTATTAAGGCGACGGGCATACTGGATTTCAAGGATATGATGGAGGATACGAAGAAGAAGCTTGAGAAGAAATTCAAATCCAAGCCGGAAGTCATAGAAGGTAATCTGAAGGCTATCGAGCGGGCATATAACGAAGTGAAAAGCTCATAG
- a CDS encoding vitamin B12 dependent-methionine synthase activation domain-containing protein → MKPAVSINWDWVKSSLIRLERVSKPAITECVDTCLEEARPLTAPKLTAVTKKILDIKAPYIILGPALKLDSGYLSKYLSGADSVHIILVTIGNGIENKATSYMAEGDHLKGYLLDRVGSLAVESLARNVEERLREDNEKNGLSVSMRLSPGYCDWPVEEQFKLEKALDFSKAGVVLTKGCMMIPKKSITSVIGIGPKGLFLKNKSQCDMCDKKDCDYRRVFRLS, encoded by the coding sequence ATGAAACCTGCTGTATCCATAAACTGGGATTGGGTCAAATCAAGCCTCATAAGGCTTGAACGAGTCTCAAAACCAGCCATAACTGAATGTGTAGACACGTGCCTGGAAGAGGCCCGGCCTCTGACTGCGCCTAAATTAACGGCCGTCACGAAAAAGATACTGGATATCAAGGCCCCATATATAATATTAGGTCCCGCTCTAAAGCTGGATAGCGGATACCTGTCCAAATATCTGAGCGGCGCGGACAGTGTCCATATCATACTTGTAACAATAGGAAACGGCATTGAAAATAAGGCCACTTCTTACATGGCTGAAGGTGACCATCTGAAAGGCTACCTGCTCGACAGGGTAGGTTCCCTCGCAGTCGAATCGCTTGCCAGGAACGTCGAGGAGAGATTGCGCGAAGATAACGAGAAAAACGGACTTAGCGTATCGATGCGTCTCAGCCCGGGCTATTGCGACTGGCCCGTAGAGGAGCAATTCAAGCTTGAAAAGGCGCTCGATTTTTCAAAAGCGGGCGTTGTCCTTACCAAAGGCTGTATGATGATCCCGAAAAAATCGATAACTTCTGTAATTGGTATAGGTCCCAAGGGTTTATTTTTAAAGAATAAGTCGCAGTGCGATATGTGCGATAAAAAGGATTGCGACTACAGAAGGGTTTTCAGGCTGTCTTAA
- a CDS encoding zeta toxin family protein — MAKQNVYVIAGPNGSGKTTFAREFLPKYAHCSNFVNADLIAQGLSPFSPYVVAIKAGKLLLEQIHKLADKNVEFAFETTLAGKRHAIFLKELKEKGYAIHLFFLWIPSKELALARIKERVARGGHNVADEDVRRRFDRSINNFLILYKPLLDTWNLFDNSTANPRLIAKEEYGKLSVEDKDLFDLIAKKAE, encoded by the coding sequence ATGGCAAAGCAAAATGTGTATGTAATTGCCGGTCCGAATGGCTCAGGGAAGACGACTTTTGCGCGAGAGTTTCTTCCCAAATACGCTCATTGCTCAAATTTTGTCAACGCCGACCTTATAGCGCAAGGCCTGTCTCCGTTTTCTCCGTATGTTGTCGCTATCAAAGCCGGAAAACTCTTGCTTGAGCAGATTCACAAGCTTGCTGACAAAAATGTTGAGTTTGCGTTCGAAACTACGCTTGCCGGGAAAAGGCATGCTATATTTTTAAAAGAGTTGAAAGAGAAAGGTTATGCAATACATCTTTTTTTTCTATGGATTCCAAGCAAAGAACTTGCGTTGGCGCGTATAAAAGAGCGTGTGGCGCGGGGCGGCCATAACGTTGCGGATGAAGACGTGCGCCGCCGTTTCGATAGAAGTATTAATAACTTTTTAATCCTATATAAACCTCTGCTCGATACTTGGAATTTATTCGATAATTCGACCGCAAATCCCCGCTTGATTGCTAAAGAAGAATATGGTAAGCTTAGCGTTGAAGATAAAGATTTATTTGATTTAATTGCCAAGAAGGCGGAGTAA
- a CDS encoding CHASE2 domain-containing protein, translating into MDISAIKNFGEFLYQKVVQHRRVVGSILSLVVVLIVVMLYQANTFSRLELLTLDYRFNLRHINTKPSDIVFIDMAEDSIAAIGRWPWPRKWHATLIKILANYHPKALAFDVIFSEPQDDADDKALEEALKQAGIVYFPMLYDLETTDLKNAYKGLGVSSILEPTPIFKAHVKGIGHINALPDLDGILRRVPAVMGHDGKYTYQLGMKVAFDAMGLTDNDVFFDPDRHLVILSMAGGKIIKVPLDESNQLVINWQGKWGKEFPHYSYIDVIRSYAAIQAGEKPIIDLNIFKDKICIIGLTAAGLIDIKPIPIENAYPAVGVNATVLYSIMDNDFIYTVPKRINILILLIVTAALTFFLSNLRPLAGMVFALISAVCYGLISWFLFSFFKISVVTFYPILGIFASYGLTAAYTQILQNMERSRLFKQATRDGLTHLYNIRHFNLLLEAEFKNVATYRFRKLSLLMTDNDNFKKVNDTYGHQAGDTILVEVAKILQSKSRQVDVVARYGGEEFIVMLTGAGEKDAAEVGEKIRTAVEAKKFKFKDVNYNATISIGVVEYSNEKNKDELIGKADSALYHAKHTGKNKVVIFSTIPASAGKEGETPPAPAAGDDRV; encoded by the coding sequence ATGGATATTAGCGCTATAAAAAATTTCGGTGAATTCCTGTATCAGAAAGTCGTCCAGCACCGGCGCGTCGTAGGATCGATCTTGTCCCTTGTCGTGGTCCTTATAGTGGTCATGCTTTATCAAGCGAATACCTTTTCCAGGCTTGAGCTCCTTACCCTCGATTACAGGTTCAATCTTCGGCATATAAATACCAAACCCTCCGACATCGTATTTATAGATATGGCCGAAGACAGCATCGCGGCTATCGGAAGGTGGCCATGGCCGAGAAAATGGCACGCTACGCTGATTAAAATATTAGCCAATTACCACCCTAAGGCCCTGGCTTTCGACGTCATATTTTCCGAGCCGCAGGACGACGCTGATGACAAAGCCCTGGAAGAGGCCCTGAAGCAGGCCGGCATAGTATATTTTCCGATGTTGTATGATCTTGAGACCACGGATCTGAAGAACGCGTATAAAGGGCTGGGCGTTTCTTCCATACTTGAGCCTACTCCCATATTTAAAGCGCATGTAAAAGGCATCGGGCACATAAACGCGCTTCCGGATTTGGACGGCATCTTAAGAAGGGTGCCCGCTGTTATGGGGCACGATGGTAAATACACCTATCAGCTGGGTATGAAGGTGGCTTTCGACGCCATGGGCCTTACTGACAACGATGTATTCTTCGACCCGGATAGGCACCTGGTCATATTATCTATGGCCGGCGGTAAGATAATAAAGGTCCCTCTAGATGAATCCAACCAGTTGGTAATAAACTGGCAGGGTAAATGGGGAAAAGAGTTCCCTCATTATTCCTATATAGACGTCATAAGGTCTTATGCGGCCATACAGGCGGGAGAAAAGCCCATCATAGACCTCAATATATTCAAGGATAAGATCTGCATCATAGGCCTTACGGCCGCGGGGCTCATAGATATTAAACCCATACCGATAGAGAACGCCTATCCCGCGGTTGGCGTGAACGCCACAGTGCTGTATAGCATAATGGATAACGATTTCATATACACTGTGCCGAAGAGGATCAATATTCTGATACTTCTGATAGTGACGGCCGCATTGACGTTCTTCCTTTCCAACCTGCGTCCCCTTGCCGGTATGGTATTTGCTCTCATAAGCGCCGTATGTTACGGCTTAATATCGTGGTTCCTCTTCAGTTTCTTTAAGATATCCGTGGTCACATTCTACCCGATACTCGGCATCTTCGCCTCTTACGGCTTGACGGCCGCGTATACGCAGATACTCCAGAACATGGAAAGATCGCGTCTCTTCAAACAGGCGACTCGGGACGGCCTGACGCACCTTTACAATATAAGGCATTTCAACCTTCTGTTAGAGGCGGAGTTCAAGAACGTCGCGACATACAGGTTCAGGAAACTGTCGCTTCTCATGACAGACAATGATAATTTTAAGAAGGTGAATGATACCTACGGCCACCAGGCCGGCGACACGATACTTGTGGAAGTCGCCAAGATCCTTCAGTCTAAATCCAGGCAGGTCGACGTCGTTGCCAGGTACGGCGGAGAGGAATTCATAGTGATGCTGACGGGAGCGGGGGAGAAGGACGCCGCCGAAGTCGGCGAGAAGATAAGGACGGCGGTCGAGGCCAAGAAATTCAAGTTCAAAGACGTCAATTATAACGCGACGATAAGCATAGGGGTCGTGGAATATTCGAACGAGAAGAATAAAGATGAGCTTATAGGGAAAGCCGACAGCGCGCTATATCATGCCAAGCATACGGGAAAGAATAAAGTAGTGATCTTTTCGACTATCCCGGCATCTGCGGGAAAAGAGGGTGAAACCCCTCCCGCGCCGGCAGCCGGCGACGACCGCGTTTAG
- the dnaX gene encoding DNA polymerase III subunit gamma/tau encodes MEYIVFARKYRPQTFDDIIGQGHVTTTLKNAISQGRTSHAYLFAGPRGVGKTTTARILAKALNCEKGPTHKPCGSCASCKDITSSSSIDVLEIDGASNRGIDEIRTLRENVKFLPSRGRFKVYIIDEVHMLTDAAFNALLKTLEEPPPHVKFIFATTQSYKVPATILSRCQRFDFRRISAKDIFESLKSIVKSEKLKIKDDALLLIARYSEGGLRDAQVTLDQMVSFAKDTIGAEDVSKMLGVVEDEVLFGLSKAIKEKDAAGALKIINAFVDEGKDVFQAVLGLIEHFRNLAVAKISEDASSLIDTSPEKVKRYHSESGNFTIEEILYAIYTLSNTIDFIRKSSLARVPLEAAMIKLAKTGPMIPLTEILDKVNKLTTQRAPKAPRVQEMPRTPETKREPESPRAQVKEAAPEKQASSPDFEEVLSGWAGVIDYIRAKKISVASYLQEGYPVSLEAKTLSIGFPKDCQFHKEVLESLDNRRLIEEGIKDKFNMELRVVLTLVELADHKRRNGNGYSGSGSAGDEETGGEVDPIIKSALEVFGGDIAGESS; translated from the coding sequence ATGGAATATATTGTATTCGCAAGAAAATACAGGCCCCAGACTTTTGACGATATAATAGGCCAGGGGCACGTAACGACCACCCTTAAGAACGCCATATCGCAGGGCCGCACATCTCACGCCTATCTATTCGCGGGGCCGCGCGGAGTAGGCAAGACGACTACAGCCAGGATATTGGCCAAAGCCCTCAACTGCGAAAAAGGCCCGACCCACAAACCATGCGGCTCGTGCGCTTCATGTAAAGACATAACGAGCTCTTCCAGTATAGATGTGCTGGAGATCGACGGCGCTTCGAACAGGGGGATAGACGAGATAAGGACCCTGCGCGAGAATGTTAAATTCCTGCCGTCGAGAGGCCGGTTCAAGGTATACATAATAGACGAAGTGCACATGCTGACAGACGCCGCTTTTAACGCCCTCTTGAAGACGCTGGAAGAACCGCCGCCGCACGTTAAGTTCATCTTCGCTACGACCCAAAGCTACAAGGTTCCGGCCACGATACTGTCCCGCTGCCAGAGATTCGATTTCAGGAGGATATCGGCCAAGGATATATTTGAGAGCCTTAAGAGTATCGTGAAGAGCGAGAAACTGAAGATAAAGGACGATGCGCTTCTTCTTATAGCGAGATATTCCGAAGGCGGTTTGAGGGATGCCCAGGTCACGCTTGACCAGATGGTGTCGTTCGCGAAAGACACTATAGGGGCGGAGGACGTATCCAAGATGCTCGGCGTCGTCGAGGATGAGGTCCTCTTCGGCCTGTCAAAAGCTATTAAAGAGAAGGACGCCGCCGGCGCGCTTAAGATAATCAACGCTTTTGTGGACGAAGGCAAAGACGTTTTTCAGGCAGTCCTGGGCCTGATAGAACACTTTAGGAACCTCGCTGTGGCAAAGATAAGCGAAGACGCCTCGTCGCTCATAGATACGAGTCCCGAGAAGGTGAAGCGATACCATTCAGAATCGGGTAATTTTACCATTGAAGAAATTTTATATGCTATCTATACGTTATCGAACACGATCGATTTCATAAGAAAGTCGAGCCTTGCGAGAGTTCCCCTCGAGGCGGCCATGATAAAACTGGCAAAGACCGGTCCCATGATTCCCCTGACGGAGATCCTCGATAAGGTCAATAAGTTAACGACACAGCGAGCCCCGAAGGCCCCGCGTGTCCAGGAGATGCCTCGAACCCCGGAAACGAAACGCGAGCCGGAATCTCCGCGCGCACAGGTAAAAGAGGCGGCGCCCGAAAAACAGGCTTCTTCGCCGGACTTCGAAGAGGTGCTGAGCGGTTGGGCGGGAGTGATCGATTATATAAGGGCCAAAAAGATATCGGTCGCCTCGTATCTTCAGGAAGGGTATCCTGTAAGCCTCGAGGCGAAGACACTGTCGATAGGCTTCCCCAAAGATTGCCAATTCCATAAAGAAGTCCTGGAATCGTTAGATAACAGGCGGCTCATAGAAGAGGGTATCAAGGATAAGTTTAATATGGAGCTAAGGGTCGTCCTGACGCTGGTAGAACTGGCTGATCATAAGCGCCGCAATGGCAACGGATATTCAGGCAGCGGCTCCGCCGGCGATGAAGAGACGGGCGGGGAAGTGGACCCGATAATAAAGTCGGCCCTGGAGGTATTCGGCGGCGATATTGCCGGTGAATCCTCTTAG
- a CDS encoding DUF4405 domain-containing protein → MLLLSFITQAVTGLIFFFGIDVPNKHALLELHEYNGLLMAALVVIHVTLNWGWIKANILKKRG, encoded by the coding sequence TTGTTACTTCTTTCGTTCATTACACAGGCTGTCACTGGCCTGATCTTCTTTTTCGGCATAGATGTACCTAATAAGCATGCCCTGTTGGAACTGCACGAATATAACGGCCTCCTAATGGCCGCCCTGGTCGTCATCCACGTGACCCTTAACTGGGGTTGGATAAAGGCAAACATCCTTAAGAAACGAGGTTGA
- a CDS encoding BrnA antitoxin family protein — protein sequence MRAEYDFSELHGKRNPYASKLKKPVTMRISSDVIAYFKHLADEMDVPYQILINMYLRDCVQSHRKVGWVR from the coding sequence ATGAGAGCAGAATATGATTTTTCCGAATTGCATGGTAAACGCAATCCGTATGCGTCAAAGCTAAAGAAGCCCGTAACGATGCGGATTAGCTCCGATGTTATAGCATATTTTAAGCATCTGGCAGATGAGATGGACGTGCCTTATCAGATTTTAATCAACATGTATCTGAGAGATTGTGTACAATCTCATCGAAAAGTTGGATGGGTTAGATAA